The following proteins come from a genomic window of Lolium rigidum isolate FL_2022 chromosome 5, APGP_CSIRO_Lrig_0.1, whole genome shotgun sequence:
- the LOC124655826 gene encoding uncharacterized protein LOC124655826, with protein MVSTGLDGDPIVPADYYLSAATSQSYRRAAHTASELGRQKMVDPLSLVTAILTVVHLIGSAALTARQNKDKCMELARRTRNLSYGLPDYAKAAGNNMATVHGLERLRDALDEAFTIIKSCQESCILSGIRSSRRADNLDNVDRKITNCISDLNFFSLAPNQTMIAHNITAAGSVPGPAQTYDYASYYQAQGAPYSTACVGFPPPQYATMNMQWIPAPAPYTPAPARSGSNLSTFYTLPTVNKIFDRMFR; from the exons ATGGTGTCGACGGGTCTCGACGGGGACCCTAT TGTACCTGCTGATTACTACCTTTCGGCGGCGACCAGCCAGTCCTACCGCCGTGCAGCACATACAGCGAGCGAG CTTGGTCGCCAAAAGATGGTCGACCCACTGAGCTTGGTGACCGCGATCCTGACGGTCGTGCATCTGATCGGAAGCGCGGCGTTGACGGCGCGCCAGAACAAGGATAAGTGCATGGAGCTAGCCCGACGCACGCGGAATCTGAGCTACGGCCTGCCGGACTACGCAAAGGCGGCTGGAAACAACATGGCGACGGTGCACGGGCTGGAGAGGCTCAGAGATGCCCTCGACGAAGCCTTCACGATCATCAAGTCCTGCCAGGAAAGCTGTATCCTGTCAGGTATTCGCAGCAGCAGGAGGGCCGACAACTTAGATAACGTTGATAGGAAGATCACCAACTGCATATCAGACCTCAACTTCTTCAGCCTAGCTCCTAATCAGACCATGATCGCACATAACATAACAGCGGCTGGCTCAGTCCCAGGCCCAGCTCAAACCTATGACTACGCCTCCTACTATCAAGCACAAGGAGCTCCCTACAGTACTGCCTGTGTTGGCTTCCCTCCACCGCAGTACGCAACCATGAATATGCAGTGGATTCCAGCTCCTGCTCCCTACACTCCTGCTCCAGCGCGTTCTGGTTCTAATTTATCTACTTTTTACACACTTCCAACTGTCAACAAGATCTTTGACCGTATGTTCCGCTAG